One genomic region from Nostoc sphaeroides encodes:
- a CDS encoding hybrid sensor histidine kinase/response regulator, with translation MLQDKELEIQMQFLEEATDYLNTLEGVLLEIDTSNRIDLDKINAALRAAHSIKGGAGMMGFKSLSHLAHRLEDSFKVLKTKKNSLEIDTQLQSLLLSGVDWLRQIVELLAQGNVVEDAWLGTFCYPIFDELHDRLGDPTPEDASTMLSPEDGQDVIPLLFSTEVEGCLQRLESILADSEQPGLHEEVVIMAAELGGLGEMLQLAAFTKLCESVTQQLETVSSSGIPEIAQLALLAWRRSQALILTNQLDNLPTELDGSYKQSQPLLPAKIISHIATDTEVVSTSIWPLENTRENWTNHEALAQSAAGIAANFTFVDAEFADDVNAVNVTEHNTIFSKENNPPDARYGEGKGEHGVAKERETHENSVRVPSKQLEQINDLFGELIVQRNGLNSQLERLRKLVRNLNQRVQVLDRENQELRIAYDKISTQSGMSSGVRSQAEDSQQTQGIEREFDTLEMNRYNDLNLRSQEVMETIVQVQEVTTDVQLSVDDTDQIARKLNKTSKQLQTKLNHIRMRPLSDLIERFPRALRDLNVEYGKNVQLKIEGGNTLIERSILEALNEPLMHLVRNAFDHGIEDSSTRRLLGKPEQGLIEITASHRSNRTLITIRDDGWGISLEKIRTRALAMGLDASLLANASDEELLSLIFEPGFTTSEQVTALSGRGVGMDVVRNNLKLIRGDVKVDTEPGVGTTFTLSVPFTLSVARVLLVEINKMLLAFPTDVISEISLLQDERVFQMAGSEVLNWQGNMLPLIRLNQYLEFNCLRYDRSELETPAAINANSVLVVKGNNQPVAIQIDRCWGEQEVAIRQVEGNIPLPEGFSNCTILGDGRVVPLVNINELLYWIATNRQTPKGNQLPSARLKTPFLIFDENKVSAASIKQKGTILIVDDSINVRRFLALTLEKGGYQVEQAKDGQDALEKLHKGLRVEAVICDIEMARLDGYGFLGKINSDVDTKNIPVAMLTSRSSNKHRQLAMQLGAKAYFSKPYNEQDLLQTLEEIIRNVGEKAASN, from the coding sequence ATGTTACAAGACAAAGAACTAGAAATCCAGATGCAGTTTCTGGAAGAAGCAACTGATTACTTGAATACCTTAGAAGGGGTATTACTGGAAATCGATACTAGTAACCGCATCGATTTAGATAAAATCAATGCTGCACTGCGGGCGGCTCATTCTATTAAAGGTGGCGCGGGGATGATGGGATTTAAATCTCTAAGTCATTTAGCTCATCGTCTGGAGGATTCTTTTAAAGTTTTAAAAACTAAAAAAAATTCTCTCGAAATTGATACTCAGTTGCAAAGTTTATTGCTATCTGGAGTTGACTGGCTGCGTCAGATTGTAGAATTGCTTGCACAAGGAAATGTTGTCGAAGATGCGTGGTTAGGAACCTTTTGTTACCCAATTTTTGATGAGTTGCACGATCGCTTGGGTGATCCTACCCCTGAAGATGCCTCAACCATGCTATCGCCAGAAGATGGTCAAGACGTTATCCCTTTGCTATTTAGCACAGAAGTAGAAGGGTGTTTGCAACGCCTAGAATCTATATTGGCAGATAGCGAACAGCCAGGATTGCATGAAGAAGTTGTGATCATGGCTGCTGAATTGGGCGGTTTGGGTGAAATGCTCCAGTTGGCAGCTTTTACCAAGCTTTGTGAGTCAGTAACGCAGCAATTGGAAACTGTTAGTAGTTCGGGCATTCCTGAAATTGCCCAGTTAGCATTGCTTGCATGGCGGCGATCGCAAGCTTTGATACTGACAAATCAACTAGATAACTTGCCTACAGAACTTGATGGTAGTTATAAGCAATCCCAGCCACTATTACCAGCAAAAATAATATCACATATTGCCACAGACACAGAAGTAGTGTCAACATCTATTTGGCCACTAGAAAATACTAGAGAAAATTGGACTAATCATGAAGCGTTGGCGCAGTCGGCCGCAGGTATCGCTGCTAATTTTACATTTGTAGATGCAGAATTTGCCGATGATGTTAATGCTGTCAATGTCACTGAGCATAATACAATATTTTCTAAAGAAAATAATCCTCCAGATGCCAGATATGGCGAAGGTAAAGGAGAGCATGGCGTTGCTAAAGAGCGGGAAACTCATGAAAATAGCGTCCGAGTTCCCAGTAAACAACTAGAGCAAATTAATGATTTATTTGGCGAACTGATTGTCCAACGAAATGGGTTAAACTCGCAACTAGAAAGATTACGCAAACTAGTTCGCAACTTAAACCAGCGAGTCCAAGTTCTCGACCGCGAAAATCAGGAATTACGGATAGCTTATGACAAAATTTCCACTCAATCGGGAATGTCGAGTGGGGTGCGATCGCAAGCTGAAGATAGCCAACAAACACAAGGCATAGAGAGAGAATTTGATACTTTAGAAATGAATCGCTATAACGATTTAAACCTGCGATCGCAGGAAGTTATGGAAACCATTGTTCAGGTACAGGAAGTAACAACTGACGTTCAACTCAGTGTAGATGATACAGACCAAATTGCTCGGAAACTGAACAAAACATCCAAACAGTTACAAACAAAGCTAAATCACATCCGAATGCGGCCACTGTCTGATTTAATTGAACGTTTTCCTAGAGCCTTGCGCGATTTAAATGTAGAGTATGGGAAAAATGTCCAGTTAAAAATTGAAGGTGGCAACACTTTAATTGAACGCAGCATTTTAGAAGCATTAAACGAACCTTTAATGCATCTGGTAAGAAACGCTTTCGATCATGGTATCGAAGACTCTAGCACTCGCCGCCTTCTGGGTAAACCAGAACAAGGATTGATTGAAATTACAGCTAGTCACCGCAGCAATCGCACCCTGATTACTATCCGTGATGATGGTTGGGGTATTTCTCTGGAGAAAATTCGCACCCGCGCCTTAGCTATGGGATTGGATGCTTCTTTACTCGCTAATGCTAGTGATGAAGAACTATTATCACTAATTTTTGAACCAGGTTTCACCACCTCCGAACAAGTTACAGCATTATCTGGTCGCGGTGTCGGTATGGATGTGGTTCGTAACAACCTCAAATTGATTCGAGGAGATGTGAAAGTTGATACCGAACCAGGAGTTGGTACTACCTTCACCTTATCAGTACCATTTACCCTTTCCGTGGCGCGAGTTCTGCTGGTAGAAATCAACAAAATGCTATTGGCATTTCCTACAGATGTTATTTCAGAAATATCCTTACTCCAAGACGAGCGAGTTTTTCAAATGGCAGGTAGCGAAGTTCTAAATTGGCAAGGAAATATGTTACCACTGATTCGCCTGAATCAATATTTAGAGTTTAATTGTCTGCGCTACGATCGCTCAGAATTAGAAACTCCGGCAGCAATTAATGCTAACAGCGTCTTAGTAGTCAAAGGTAATAATCAGCCAGTCGCAATCCAAATAGACCGTTGCTGGGGTGAACAAGAAGTTGCGATTCGCCAAGTCGAGGGAAATATACCTTTACCTGAAGGTTTCAGCAACTGCACAATTCTCGGTGATGGTCGAGTAGTGCCACTAGTTAATATTAATGAGTTGCTATATTGGATTGCTACAAATCGGCAGACTCCCAAAGGTAATCAATTACCATCAGCAAGGTTAAAGACACCGTTCTTAATATTTGATGAAAACAAAGTATCAGCAGCCTCTATTAAGCAAAAAGGCACAATTTTGATCGTAGATGACTCGATTAATGTTCGTCGCTTTTTAGCGCTTACCCTTGAAAAAGGAGGGTATCAAGTAGAGCAAGCTAAAGACGGTCAAGATGCCTTAGAAAAACTCCATAAGGGATTGAGAGTTGAGGCGGTAATTTGTGATATTGAAATGGCTCGCCTAGATGGTTATGGTTTTTTGGGTAAAATAAATTCAGATGTTGATACAAAAAATATTCCAGTTGCGATGCTGACTTCTCGTAGTAGTAATAAACATCGACAACTAGCTATGCAATTGGGTGCTAAAGCTTACTTTTCTAAACCTTATAACGAGCAAGACTTACTCCAAACGCTGGAGGAAATAATTCGTAATGTGGGAGAAAAAGCAGCGTCTAATTGA
- a CDS encoding YebC/PmpR family DNA-binding transcriptional regulator has translation MAGHSKWANIKRQKAVVDAKRGKTFTQLSRAIIVAARSGVPDPALNFQLRTAIDKAKAASIPNDNIERAIAKGAGTNGGDNATFEAIRYEGYGPGGVAILIEALTDNRNRTAADLRVAFSKNGGNLGEVGCVSWMFDQKGVCVVQGVVDEEQLLEASLEGGAESYEMTEDEIAEVFTDIGNLETLNQTLKNQGFKVTDAELRWIPSNSVEVTDPDQARSLFKLIDTLEALDDVQNVTANFEISEELIALSIS, from the coding sequence ATGGCAGGACATAGTAAATGGGCAAATATTAAGCGCCAAAAAGCGGTAGTAGATGCAAAAAGGGGAAAAACCTTTACTCAGTTATCGCGGGCGATTATTGTTGCGGCTAGAAGCGGTGTACCAGATCCGGCGCTGAATTTTCAACTTCGCACGGCAATTGACAAGGCAAAGGCAGCGAGTATTCCCAATGATAATATTGAACGAGCGATCGCTAAAGGTGCAGGCACGAATGGCGGCGATAATGCTACCTTTGAAGCGATTCGCTACGAAGGTTATGGCCCTGGTGGTGTAGCAATTTTAATCGAAGCCCTCACAGATAATCGCAATCGTACTGCTGCTGACTTGCGTGTAGCTTTTAGTAAAAATGGTGGCAATCTTGGTGAAGTAGGTTGCGTTAGCTGGATGTTTGACCAAAAAGGCGTTTGTGTAGTGCAGGGTGTGGTTGATGAAGAACAGCTTTTAGAAGCATCCCTTGAAGGCGGTGCTGAGTCTTATGAGATGACTGAAGATGAGATAGCTGAGGTTTTTACTGACATTGGCAATTTAGAAACCCTTAACCAGACACTCAAAAATCAAGGCTTTAAAGTAACTGATGCCGAATTGCGCTGGATTCCTAGTAATAGTGTAGAAGTTACCGATCCAGATCAGGCGCGATCGCTTTTCAAGTTAATTGATACTCTAGAAGCCTTGGATGATGTGCAAAATGTCACAGCTAACTTTGAAATATCAGAAGAATTGATCGCTCTGAGCATTTCTTAA
- a CDS encoding DUF427 domain-containing protein has translation MPKAIWNGAVLAESDNTVVVENNHYFPADTINKEYFTDSNTHTTCPWKGVASYYSIEVDGQTNKDAAWYYPSAKEKAKNIEGYVAFWKGVKVEA, from the coding sequence ATGCCGAAAGCAATTTGGAATGGCGCAGTTTTAGCCGAAAGTGATAATACCGTAGTTGTGGAAAATAACCATTATTTCCCTGCTGACACCATTAACAAGGAGTATTTCACAGACAGTAATACCCACACTACTTGTCCTTGGAAAGGTGTTGCTAGCTACTACAGTATTGAAGTTGATGGACAAACCAACAAAGATGCTGCTTGGTATTATCCCAGCGCCAAGGAGAAAGCTAAGAATATTGAGGGTTATGTGGCATTTTGGAAAGGTGTAAAAGTTGAGGCTTAA
- a CDS encoding Uma2 family endonuclease, whose protein sequence is MTQAIPKLVTFEEFVDWLPENRRVRYELHKGEIVEMAQPVGEHEEVKGFLARKVTVEFDRLDLPYFMPNQVIVRPAEKDSGYLPDVLVLDRANLENEKLWKKQSTVSLGASIPLAIEVVSTNWRDDYYLKYADYEEMGIPEYWIVDYAALGGRNFIGNPKQPTITVCNLVDEEYQISKFRDSDRIISQTFPELNLTPNQIFQVAVL, encoded by the coding sequence ATGACTCAAGCCATACCCAAGCTAGTAACCTTTGAGGAATTCGTCGATTGGCTACCCGAAAATCGACGAGTCCGCTACGAACTACATAAAGGAGAAATTGTTGAAATGGCGCAACCAGTAGGGGAACACGAGGAAGTAAAGGGTTTTTTAGCAAGAAAAGTAACAGTTGAATTTGACCGATTAGACCTCCCCTACTTCATGCCCAACCAAGTTATAGTTAGACCTGCTGAAAAAGATTCTGGTTATTTACCAGATGTGTTGGTGCTAGATCGTGCAAATCTGGAAAACGAAAAATTATGGAAAAAACAATCTACCGTTAGTTTGGGTGCATCGATCCCTTTGGCAATTGAGGTTGTATCAACTAACTGGCGGGACGATTACTATTTAAAATATGCTGACTATGAAGAGATGGGTATCCCAGAATACTGGATTGTCGATTATGCTGCCTTGGGTGGACGTAATTTTATCGGCAATCCTAAACAACCGACAATCACCGTGTGTAACTTGGTTGATGAGGAATATCAAATTAGTAAGTTTCGAGATAGCGATCGCATTATCTCCCAAACTTTTCCTGAATTGAATCTCACCCCAAATCAGATTTTTCAAGTTGCTGTGCTGTAG
- a CDS encoding metallophosphoesterase family protein gives MKLISDPPIPVKIQKMKERVRWMHPSFVQRGIDQTSIVIDDRTEDSPEFSFMVIGDSGTKSHSPYHPQRKVAELMLTHRDDCSFVLHTGDVIYVVGSQEYYSTNFIEPYREFLVGGDNPKDIPYDRMVFNLPFLPVPGNHDYYDVPLMYRLFTGTTSSLRRLFRYKDIEIGWHGSYQGNAYARAFMDYTGAIASPQELERHLDQHYTAKTDTGRCLRYEPGQFTRLPNRYYTFRYGGIDFFALDSNTFNTPSPLPATQDGEIYRRELQKRRQEIDREELQILEICDRLNPDKPTEAEQLDDLSAKLDQINEIKIDIEKQLASHKMPAIDFEQLEWLRSRLIESWNTSEVRGRVIFFHHPPYVTEATKWNQAQTLAVRHRLRWVFEQVAETLGFLIKERPIVDLILNGHAHCLEHLCTTDTGFADSHINCIISGGSGHRPRYQRREGTELMEIFTEIAGKPTRKVADSTLFVGRHDYNFQNRLPYSCVRIDVLDGSPPKFIIRPLVTERIEDEWYNRELEPFVI, from the coding sequence ATGAAATTGATTTCCGATCCACCGATTCCTGTAAAAATTCAAAAGATGAAGGAACGGGTGCGGTGGATGCATCCAAGTTTTGTGCAACGGGGAATTGATCAAACCAGCATAGTTATTGACGATCGCACAGAAGATAGTCCAGAATTTTCCTTTATGGTTATCGGTGATTCTGGCACTAAATCCCATTCTCCATACCACCCCCAACGAAAAGTTGCCGAACTAATGCTGACTCACCGCGATGATTGCAGTTTTGTGTTGCACACAGGCGATGTAATTTATGTGGTGGGTTCCCAAGAGTATTATTCAACAAACTTTATTGAACCTTACCGGGAATTTCTTGTTGGTGGCGACAACCCGAAAGATATTCCCTACGATCGCATGGTGTTCAATCTGCCATTCTTGCCAGTACCTGGTAATCATGATTACTACGATGTGCCGTTAATGTACCGTTTATTCACTGGAACAACATCTTCATTACGTCGCCTGTTCCGCTACAAAGATATTGAGATTGGCTGGCATGGATCATATCAAGGTAATGCTTATGCACGAGCATTTATGGACTATACAGGGGCGATCGCTTCCCCACAAGAATTAGAACGTCATTTAGATCAACACTATACTGCTAAAACCGATACAGGGCGCTGTTTGCGTTACGAACCTGGACAGTTTACCCGCTTACCCAATCGCTATTACACCTTTCGTTATGGCGGGATTGATTTTTTTGCTTTAGATTCTAATACCTTTAATACACCATCACCCTTACCTGCAACTCAAGACGGAGAAATTTACCGCCGGGAATTACAAAAGCGTCGCCAGGAAATAGATCGAGAAGAATTGCAGATATTGGAAATATGCGATCGCCTCAATCCCGATAAACCCACCGAAGCCGAACAACTCGATGACCTTAGTGCCAAATTAGACCAAATTAATGAGATCAAAATCGACATTGAAAAACAATTGGCATCTCATAAAATGCCTGCGATCGACTTTGAACAACTCGAATGGTTGCGTAGCAGACTAATCGAATCTTGGAACACCTCAGAAGTGCGCGGACGTGTAATCTTTTTCCACCATCCACCCTATGTCACAGAAGCTACCAAGTGGAATCAAGCCCAAACTTTGGCGGTTCGCCACCGCTTGCGGTGGGTGTTTGAACAAGTCGCAGAAACTCTTGGTTTTCTAATTAAAGAACGTCCCATAGTCGATTTGATTTTAAACGGTCACGCTCACTGTTTAGAGCATCTTTGCACAACTGATACCGGATTTGCTGACTCCCACATTAACTGCATTATCTCTGGTGGTAGTGGTCATCGTCCCCGTTATCAACGGCGAGAGGGGACTGAATTGATGGAGATTTTTACGGAAATTGCAGGTAAACCCACTCGGAAAGTTGCCGATTCAACGCTTTTTGTGGGTCGTCATGATTACAATTTCCAGAACCGCCTGCCTTACTCATGTGTGCGGATTGATGTTTTGGATGGTAGCCCACCCAAGTTTATCATCAGACCGTTGGTTACTGAACGGATTGAAGATGAGTGGTATAACCGCGAACTTGAACCTTTTGTAATTTAA
- a CDS encoding transglycosylase SLT domain-containing protein — protein sequence MLKKLQKKQISIIAGAALFAFLAGAMVSAPQIGKSLGKWLKLSQNQTEQTSEGSIAQSAVFPLISQSLPERAAKLAEIAGQSPSLDRNRARYLLASDYVERTQAQKALVLLDGLDKDYPILAPYILLKQAQAQAILGEDGKASDLRQSVLKLYPKEAATVKALYLIAQPKQQEIAIAQFPSNPLTWEIIRKRLQENPNQPQLQLILAKYAYDQPGIVGVLDQLVKQPTLKPEDWELIGTSYWENSQFLKAANAYAKAPKTSRNLYRTARGLQVGGKDKEKAIATYKQLVQQFPNNEEAGTALLRLAETAKTGKDGLPYLEQVISKFPKQASIALVQKAKTLQALNNQKSASQTWQLLIGKYANSDEAAEYRWKIAQGKANAKDYVGAWQWAEPIVTNNPNSILAPRAGFWVGKWAASLGKQQESRTAYEYVISQFPYSYYAWRAATMLGLNVGNFDNVRVMNPEVITPQRPVPPAGSETFKELYLLGQDRDAWLQWQTEFQNKIQPTVAEQFTEGLIRLARGENLIGIDKISKLEDRETPAEIAQYQALSKQISYWQARYPFPYLREIEKWSIERKLNPLLVTALMRQESRFEPKIKSVADATGLMQVLPSTAKWIAPQIKVDFKTISLENPNDNIMLGTWYLGHTHDQYNNNSMLAIASYNAGPGNVSKWLQTLTTPDPDEFVEQIPFDETKNYVRQVFGNYWNYLRLYNPEISGIVAKYSTTHPKLPAQ from the coding sequence ATGCTGAAGAAACTACAAAAAAAGCAAATTTCGATAATTGCGGGTGCGGCACTGTTTGCCTTTTTAGCTGGGGCAATGGTATCAGCACCTCAGATTGGCAAGTCTCTGGGAAAATGGCTCAAACTGAGTCAAAATCAAACAGAGCAAACATCAGAGGGTAGCATTGCTCAATCAGCCGTCTTTCCACTGATATCACAATCGCTACCAGAACGGGCGGCTAAACTAGCAGAGATTGCCGGACAGTCGCCTTCGCTAGACCGAAATCGCGCTCGTTATCTTTTGGCGAGTGATTACGTTGAAAGAACCCAAGCGCAAAAAGCGCTGGTTTTACTAGACGGGCTAGATAAAGACTATCCTATCCTCGCGCCATATATTCTGCTAAAACAGGCGCAGGCACAGGCCATTCTGGGTGAGGACGGCAAAGCCTCGGATCTCAGACAAAGTGTGCTGAAACTGTATCCCAAAGAAGCGGCCACAGTGAAAGCACTATATCTGATTGCCCAACCAAAGCAACAAGAAATAGCGATCGCTCAATTTCCTTCCAACCCTCTGACTTGGGAAATTATTCGCAAACGCTTGCAAGAAAATCCCAATCAGCCACAATTACAATTGATTTTGGCTAAATATGCCTATGACCAACCTGGCATAGTGGGCGTTTTGGATCAGCTAGTAAAACAGCCTACCCTGAAACCCGAAGACTGGGAACTCATTGGTACAAGCTATTGGGAAAATAGTCAATTTCTCAAAGCCGCGAATGCTTATGCCAAAGCACCCAAAACATCGCGTAACCTCTATCGTACCGCACGGGGGTTACAGGTAGGCGGCAAAGATAAAGAAAAAGCGATCGCTACCTATAAACAACTAGTGCAGCAATTTCCCAATAACGAGGAAGCTGGAACTGCACTACTACGATTAGCAGAAACAGCAAAAACAGGTAAAGACGGCTTACCCTATCTTGAGCAGGTAATTAGTAAATTTCCCAAACAAGCTAGTATTGCACTAGTACAAAAAGCCAAAACTCTCCAAGCGCTCAATAATCAAAAGTCAGCTAGCCAGACGTGGCAATTACTCATAGGCAAATACGCTAATTCTGATGAAGCGGCAGAGTATCGCTGGAAAATCGCGCAAGGTAAAGCCAATGCCAAAGATTATGTCGGTGCTTGGCAATGGGCAGAACCAATTGTTACCAACAACCCTAATAGTATTTTGGCTCCAAGAGCAGGCTTTTGGGTAGGGAAATGGGCAGCTTCACTAGGAAAACAGCAAGAATCTCGAACTGCTTATGAGTATGTGATTAGCCAGTTTCCCTACTCTTATTATGCATGGCGAGCCGCGACGATGCTGGGGCTGAATGTTGGCAACTTTGACAACGTGCGCGTCATGAACCCAGAAGTAATCACACCCCAGCGTCCAGTACCGCCTGCTGGTTCTGAGACTTTCAAAGAATTATATCTGCTAGGTCAAGACCGCGATGCCTGGTTACAATGGCAGACAGAATTTCAGAATAAAATTCAGCCAACTGTAGCAGAGCAATTTACTGAAGGTTTGATCCGACTGGCAAGGGGAGAAAATCTCATTGGAATTGACAAAATTTCTAAATTGGAAGACCGGGAAACACCAGCAGAAATTGCCCAATATCAGGCTTTGAGCAAACAAATCAGCTACTGGCAAGCGCGTTATCCATTTCCCTATCTGCGGGAAATTGAAAAGTGGTCTATTGAGCGTAAACTTAATCCTCTGCTAGTAACTGCTTTGATGCGTCAAGAGTCACGGTTTGAACCAAAAATTAAATCTGTCGCTGATGCTACTGGCTTAATGCAGGTGTTGCCGAGTACAGCTAAATGGATCGCCCCACAAATCAAGGTGGATTTCAAAACCATAAGTCTAGAAAATCCCAACGATAATATCATGCTGGGTACATGGTATTTGGGTCATACCCACGATCAATATAACAATAACTCAATGTTAGCGATCGCCAGTTACAATGCCGGCCCCGGTAATGTCTCCAAATGGCTGCAAACTCTAACTACACCAGATCCAGATGAGTTTGTTGAACAAATTCCCTTTGATGAAACCAAAAATTATGTGCGGCAAGTATTTGGCAACTACTGGAATTATTTGAGACTTTACAACCCTGAGATTTCTGGCATAGTGGCAAAGTACTCAACTACACACCCAAAATTGCCTGCACAGTGA
- a CDS encoding FAD-dependent hydroxylase, producing the protein MTITQLEQISPQPTPPNLRGYEYDLVIVGGGIVGLTLASALKDSGLSVLLIEAKVTSASVAKGQAYAVHQLSARIYQGIGVWDKMLPQIAKYCRVRLSDADYPNVVEFTTNDIDTAELGYVAEHQALLQPLQEFVEGCTNVTYLCPAEVVNTQYQKDIVAIDIKVADQLYTVKSKLLIAADGARSPIRQAAGIKTSGWKYWQSCIVAFVKPEKPHNNTAYERFWSSGPFAILPLPGNRCRIVWTAPHEEAKALCALDDEQFLTELTRRYGDQMGKLELLGDRFVFQVQLMQSDRYVLPRLALIGDAAHNCHPVGGQGLNLGIRDAAALAQVIQTAHQAGKDIGDIQILKGYERWRKLENLTILGFTDLLDRMFSNNFLPVVLVRRLGLWFLQRVPVLKVFMLKLMIGLKGRTPELAKR; encoded by the coding sequence ATGACCATAACGCAGCTTGAGCAAATTTCCCCTCAACCTACACCGCCAAACTTGCGGGGATATGAATATGATTTGGTAATTGTCGGCGGTGGGATTGTTGGGTTAACTCTAGCCTCTGCTTTAAAAGATTCTGGCTTGAGTGTCTTGCTGATTGAAGCGAAAGTGACATCAGCATCTGTAGCTAAAGGGCAAGCTTATGCAGTTCATCAGCTTTCGGCGCGAATTTACCAAGGAATTGGAGTTTGGGACAAAATGTTGCCTCAAATAGCCAAATATTGCCGAGTTCGTCTTTCTGATGCCGATTATCCCAATGTAGTGGAATTTACCACAAATGATATAGATACAGCAGAATTGGGTTATGTGGCGGAACACCAAGCGCTGTTGCAGCCTTTGCAGGAGTTTGTCGAAGGTTGTACAAATGTGACTTATCTGTGTCCGGCTGAAGTGGTAAATACGCAATACCAGAAAGATATAGTAGCGATAGATATTAAAGTTGCCGATCAGTTATACACAGTCAAGAGCAAATTACTGATAGCAGCAGATGGGGCGCGATCGCCAATTCGTCAAGCTGCTGGGATCAAAACCTCTGGCTGGAAATATTGGCAGTCTTGCATCGTGGCATTTGTCAAACCAGAAAAGCCGCACAACAACACCGCTTACGAAAGATTTTGGTCTAGCGGCCCCTTTGCGATTTTACCTTTACCGGGGAACCGTTGCCGCATTGTGTGGACAGCCCCCCATGAAGAAGCAAAAGCTTTATGTGCTTTAGATGATGAGCAATTTTTAACAGAACTTACCCGTCGCTATGGCGATCAGATGGGGAAATTGGAATTACTAGGCGATCGCTTTGTATTCCAGGTACAACTCATGCAAAGCGATCGCTATGTTCTCCCCCGACTGGCATTAATCGGTGATGCGGCGCACAATTGCCATCCTGTGGGCGGACAAGGTTTAAATCTGGGGATTCGGGATGCAGCAGCTTTGGCGCAAGTAATCCAAACAGCGCACCAAGCGGGTAAAGATATTGGCGACATTCAAATTCTTAAAGGTTACGAACGCTGGCGCAAGCTAGAGAATCTGACAATTTTAGGTTTCACCGATTTATTAGATCGGATGTTTTCTAATAACTTCTTACCTGTGGTACTGGTGCGTCGCCTGGGTTTATGGTTTTTGCAGCGAGTCCCAGTCTTAAAAGTGTTTATGCTGAAGTTAATGATCGGTTTGAAGGGACGGACTCCAGAATTAGCAAAACGATAA